The genomic window CCCCACAAAAGAAAACTCAAGAAGTGGGCGGTGCTCCTTTATTCGCGTGTTTTGTGCAAGCATAAATCTCgatgttttttcctttttacatttatttgtttctgaCGAGTTCGAACTGAAAAATCTCGTTACACCGCCGAAAAGCGGGTTTACCGCGCGGATGTCTAAATGTGACTGAACTGCTGACTTGCCTCGACGTGAAGCGATTTGAAGCGGCGGGCACAAAGAGCACAAAGAGTCGCTTCTCTTCCTCTTCATTTGCGCGTGATACTCGGAAAAAGAGCGGGAGAGACAGCGATCGCggtttaaatttgaaaatacattttcaactTGGTAAGAAATTTATCACGCTCTCTTAAAAGTTCATAGAAAGAAAAATAGTTACCTTGGGTAGTAAGTTAGTAAGGAGTACTAAAGACATTTATAAAAGTGTCGCATAATAAGCAGCAAAAAATaacgttttatttaaaaaaatcgtTTAGACTTCAGActtaaaatattgtttgattcataaaaatgtaatcatattatatattttgcattttatagtttttcatattttgcaaacaagcacaataaaaaaataaattaataatatggaaaaggaaatttaaatttctactACATTAgtttttgataaataaatcGTTTAGACTTCAGAgctcaaaatatttttcgattcataaaaatgtaatcatttttcttgttgatattttgcaaacaaccacaataaaaaaataaattaataatatggaAAAGGAATTTCAGAAAATGTATAAACAAATTTCTACTCAATTAgtttttgataaataaatcGTTTAGACTTCAGaactcaaaatattttttgattcataaaaatgtaatcatttttttcttgttgatATTTTGCAAACAagcacaataaaaaaataaattaataatatggaaaaggaaatttaaatttctactACATTAgtttttgataaataaatcGTTTAGACTTCAGAgctcaaaatatttttcgattcataaaaatgtaatcatttttcttgttgatattttgcaaacaaccacaataaaaaaataaattaataatatggaAAAGGAATTTCAGAAAATGTATAAACAAATTTCTACTCAATTAgtttttgataaataaatcGTTTAGACTTCAGaactcaaaatattttttgattcataaaaatgtaatcatttttttcttgttgatATTTTGCAAACAAGcccaataaaaaataaattaataatatggaAAAGGAATAGAATATTTAAGTTTGTAGTACATTAGTTTTTTATGAGTTTATCATAATTTTATACTATACATATAGTTCAACATGCATGACGTTATTGTGGTAAGATTTTATTGTAACACTGAAACACAAAATGTTGTTAACCAAACTTACCTGTCAACGAGTCTAGAATACCTTACtctaaatgaaaaaattaaaggctTTGTGTAAGTTATTTTCTTGAGTGACATTATTTCAGAGTATGTATTTAAGAGCGCATCCGATGGTTGTTGCTCTTCGGACTTATATTTCTTAGCTGCCTTatgctttttgatttttgctaCCTAAAATGTGTCAGTATAACAAATTTCCGCCAAGTTTGAACCACATTTACCTATTGCACAATAATCACAAAGCAGATGGCGTTAAATATTGTTTGATGGAGTAGTTCCAGGaaactgaaatttaaaataaaagaattgtTGGAAAACTTCATGATTTAGCTTTGATATAAGTATGATATAATTATGATTTTTTCTTcaataaaaaagaactaaaaaaaaaaaaaaatgacgCGTGACATTCTGGGgtatttgttattaaatattgcAGTCTTGTTCACCAaatcagtttttattttaattcaacGGCTAATCAAAATACGCTCGAATGTTACCGATCCGATTACTCACTGTAGTATTCGACAGAATCACTATCTTTTGGGAATCCCAAAATGTCATTGATAATGATTTTGCATAAACAACCTTGATATATGCACATCCTTCTATAATCAACATCGATATAGATGTCCAATTAAACTCAATTTACTGTCACTTAATCATAACCAATCAAGAACAGCAGTTGGATTAAATGATTGTGTCGTATATGCGTAGATTATTATTAAACGCAGGTTtaacttaaatataaatatataacgTTAACTAAAACATTATTTCGGTATAATAAGAATCAAAATTACAAGTATAAACATTTCGGAACATGATTGTGTAGTGGCGTGCACCACTGTAGCCACAGATATCCAAAACAACTTGCCGGCAATTTCTGAACTTAGACTGAGGTCTTGGGTTCAAGTGCTAATTGGGCTCGAAATTGAATGCAAAACCGATTTCTGATCTGCGGCTGACCCAAATAACGTCCAAATGACAAACTTTGAGGTGACACATGGTCAGGCCCTCGAAAGGTGCGTAACATCCGAAGTTACGacatcaatatatataattgtcTTATCAGCCCGATGGGGTCACGCTTATTACTCAATGGAAGTTACGATGATTTCGGGGGAAGTTGTCCACTTATCATTGCGTTTgacgtatgtatgtacatatagccATACCATGGCTGCCATGGTCAGGATCGAGCAATCAGTTATCGGAAGCTTCCTGCGGAAGGAAAAACAAGATACGGTTCGTACGGTTCGGCGTGAGCGTTCCGAAAGGTTAGTAACTCTTCAATGATTCACTGGCTCAGTGCACTatctttttattgtttactgGCTTTCTCCACAACTGCTGATAGCCGTATCTGCATCGTTAGGATAAGTTCTTTCCGTCTTACTTGAGCTGGTCGGGAGTATCCAAACAGTCCCCGATTTAAGATCGCCGGGAGCAAGTTCGTGACATATTCATTATGGACTTCGTACGACTACAGCTGCGACTACGAATACGGGTATGGGTATCTTCgctgtgtgggtggtggcatGTACGTCTGGCCGATATGGGgccacttatttatttacatgcGTGCCTACAAAAAATTCCAGTTCCTGTGCCTACACTCAAAAATTcatgttttatataaatcaaTTGAAAACGTATAAGTTATAACGAAACAGTCAACGTTTTCAGTGTACTCTGGAGTGAGTGGGGGGTATCACTTGCCATTGAACAATGACTCAATTTGAGGTGTATGCTCGGCTGCTCTAATATGGAAGTGCGCCACTGGTCGGACATGCGATTTACATACTACCATTTCCAAACGTGCGAAATCGAACACGCTCCTCCACAGGCaggaaatcaaaacaattacTAATTGTGTCTTACACAGCCCCAAACTTTCTCAGCGTGACGCACACCCAAATGCGACTTATGGCCAAATGGGCAGGAAATGCCAGCCCAATTGACCTTCCCCCATCCGCAAGCAGATGTATCTGTGTCCgagtaattaattaaaatatgcatCCAGTGCATGTGGTTCTCCGCTTTCCCTGGACACGTGCGTTGCTCTCGTCTCGCATTGATGTGTCCATCTTGAAAACGCCATGCAGCGATTTCCATTTAGCAGGACCATTAATCAATTTCGGAGGAGTTTGGCTCATTATCGCTCTGAAAGTGTCACACGGCCAAGCGGATATTTATTGAATTCATTCAGTCAATGACAAGAGATAACAAACAATTAATATGAAACAAGTGCAAGTGTAGCATTCCGTATCCGAATTGCTTGAAATATGCCAAGCTGTATAGCCAAGTCATTAAATGACATACTTTGTATATTTGCCAACAGGTTGTGAGGCATCAAACAaaagattttcattttcggcCGCTGCTGATCGAAGTCTGTATGCCCTACCCTAAGTCCAAAAAATTGTGGGATTTTTACAGCGAGCTTTTAGCCCGTCAGCAGTcgatataaaattaaattcggTTTAAAATTTTCGAGTATAGTTCCTGCATTCTTTTTTACACCTGAAAGCGGAGTCATGGTCAAGTGGTTCCCATAGCACGGCAGAAGAGCTCCCCAGTGGCCCTCTTTTTCGAATGAGTCAACAGCATTTGTGGCGCTAGAAAGATGATCATTTGCGTAAAGCTGACGCACTCTGTGCGCAAATCCGGAGAGATTTAAATCTTTGGGCGCTTCCACACGAATATCTATATGTACGTAATGCGGAAATGAATATTCGGtcaaaaaaatttacatttaaagtTTTACATGCCAATATTTTTTACGGACTGCTCTTCAATGAATAAGAAGTCCAGCTTTATCTCGGACTCATTAAAAAcatgaataatatttaatgtatatGGTTTACCCTTTTTCTTGAAAAAACATGAATATTATGAGCtttgtaaattgaattttaaacgTTCCCTAGATTAGTGAGAATGTCAGGCTTCTgtgaaataaatgtttaaataaaaatatactaACTTATGTGATAATAGATGCAAAACATATTCCTAAAGGTATGCTCCACAAATTAGATCGATCGAAAGTAGAGAAtcgtttttaatatttactgTGGCTCAGTGATTCTTCCTACCTCTAGTTAAAGTCTAAAATCAAAACAGTCACTGTTGTTAAAAAAGGCTTTAATACGATCTATTAAACTATAGATTAAGTGCTTACCCTTAGAACCCTAAGGAATCGAGCAACAAACCCAAAACTTTGATTAACCTGCCTAGAACATACATATTCAATGGATACAAAGCGGATCGGGCTCAGCCATATTCCTGCCTGTTTGTTTCATTAACTGCATAATTCAAGCAAGTTCTCCAAAAAGCCGCAAAAGGCCAAGAGTGAGATGCGAAACTGCATAACTTTGGCCATACTTCAGTTGCATTGcgtgtaatatttaattataagaGGACGCCGCCACTCCGCCCGCCGCATTCCACGAGCAGTGCAACTTTACGGCACTTGCCAATTGCACTTTGGTGGCAGCCGCCTCCTTGGGGGTGGCATAAACGTCTTGAGAgggcataaaatatttaattgtgtCACGTAACTTTCTGAAACTGACTGGCGCACGGATAGATGGCATCCCCTATATACTTCACTTGCAGAGCAGTATgcattacaattttaatttccgaAGTGGCGGGGGAAATGAGATTACCAGACGTCAAGTGTTGAACGAAATTATCTGAGTCGTCTAGCAGGGCGATTACCATATATGATACAGCTTTATTCATTTGCTTTACTCCTTTTTAATACAATGACGTAATTAGTTTATGCtttcatataaaaaaaatatatgagtGAAGTGAAATTTTCCGCCTGGCTCATTTAGTTTCCAATTTCCAATTAATCAATGCGATTAAAATCCGCTTTCAGTTTTCCGTAATTCGTTACCTTTACAACTATGCTGAGCAGAGAGTTTCATTAGATGCAGTTAAAATGTTGCTTTTAGTCGAGTCTTTGTATTTCGTATGATGCGTAATATTTTGCCATTCCTTAGAGGATTCACACacattatatataatttctaGATCTGGGCTGTTCCTCGTAATGGTGttgtgaaaattaaaatgcaaacagcTAGACAGTAACTCCTGCGTTGGAGCTGCGCGATTTCAAAACGCGTCACCGACAACAAAACGGgattgtaaaataatttaatgtttaaattagGAATATATAGGGGCTTAGGGCAGGGTGTAACGGACATAGGGCACCTCCACATCCTCGCCGTCAACATCGTTGCAGCAGATCTCGAAAACCAGGGACCGCTCGTGCGGCTCCAGGCGACGTTTGGACACGCGACGCACGACCTCCGACATGGGCAACGGCAGCCTCTCTGAGCACTTGGCCTTCGGCATGAAGAATGAGTACAGCATGGACACGCCCTGTGAGAGCATGGTGATCTTAAGCTTCTCATTCTCCTCGAAATAGTTAAGGAATTCCTGCAGCGAGAGCTCGCCGGTCACCTCAAAGCGGTCCCACAGCGTCCACTCCTTGCCGTAGTATGTATTCTTGGCGGCAGGGACCGGTTCAGAGAAGGCCATGAACGGCAGTGCAAGGTTGGCAAAGCCGTTCTTGAATTTTACGAGATCACGGTGGCCGACAATCAGCTTAATCACCTCGAGCACAGCCAAGCCAGAGAGCACCGACGTGGTGGTGGCAATAGCAGGTATGATTTTGCCAGCTATCAACTTGGACTTGTGGCGATCCGCTGGCGGAATTTTGTAGTTGGCAGCGCGTAGATTTGAGCAGGCCACAATAAAGTCCATGTGCAAGTTACTGTCATCGTCCTTTTCAAACTCTAGTGGCGTGATTTTGGAGGTTTTGTCAGCGTTCTTCAGCAGCTCCGAAATGATCTTGTCGACGCGATCTTGGTCCAACTCTCCATCATCAAAGTTATTGGCCgaggcggcagctgctgcctcATTGGTCTCGATTTTCACGCCCGAACGGGGTTTAAACTCAGGCAcctatacaaaaatattattagaAATGGTTCCTTACGGTACTAATCTCAAACAACTAACCTTAACCTTCTGCACCAGCTCTGCGATCGTCTCGCGATTGCGGACCTGTTCAATGCCATAGACCTCCGCTCGGAGATTGGCCCCCGCGTAGATAAAGTCGAGGTGCATGGGATCGTTGACATCAAAAACCAGGGGATCGGGGCACCGCTTGGGACCAGACCAAAACGGCTGACCACTGGAGGTGATCTGATCGGGTGGGAAGTTAAAGAGCAGCTGCTTAATCTGGTTAACGTATTGATCCTCCCAATATAACCGGGCCCACTCTACGCAGTGCGCGAAGCTCTTGGGCTTGTCATCGATCAGGGCTTTCTGTAAAATTTAAAGAcgattaaatataatataacagACGTTCaaatcttttcttttcttacCTTGATAGAATCAAGGATATCCAGAGGCTGAATACCTGGCAGCTTGGCGATTCGCTCGGTGAATTGAGGATCAGCGATGTACTGAGCAGCGTTTTCTGCAGATTGCTTGAAGACGCCTTCGAAGGCGTCACGCGCCCACTGCAGAGTGTGCTCGATGGCATTGGGGAAGTTCTTCAGCGTGCAGATGGGAATACTCTTTTCTGGGGGATCCTGGGAGGAGCTGTAAGATTCGGTGGCAAAGGGCACAATCACTTGAACGTTGCCCAAGGTTCCCAGAGTTCCGGTCTCAACGAGCGGAATGCGGTTGAAGATGCATTTGCGATCCATATATATGCGAGCATCCACGTTGTCCAGCGCATTGGCTACACCATCCAGCTTGCCAAAGAAGTCTTCGGAGAATACCTTCTCCGTTTCTGCTCCAACGCGCAACTCGTATGCGGTGACATTTACTTCGGGATTCATCCGTTTAATAGCGTCGGCGGCCGTCATTGATTTTGGCTTCTGGACGTCGTGCGGCCGGAACAGGAATTGCCGGTTCAGATTCGACTTCTCAATGAGATCCATGTCTGTGACGAAAATCTGTCCCTTGCCAGTTCCCAGGCCCAGCATTCCAAAGTTTTTCAATAGCTCACAACCGATGGCTCCGGCGCCGACAATAAACCATTTAGAGTCAGCCAACTTCTCCTGGAATTTCTTGCCAAAAATGGCAATCTGAGAATCATAGCGCGAGCCCACGGGCTGGGCATCCGCCTCCTCAACACCCTCTGTGGGCAGACACTCCAAGGCGTCAAAGTACAACCACTGGTAGATAGGTGTGAACTTTCCGCTGCAGGCCTTGAGAACCTCCTGGGCCACAATTCCACCAACGGCCGCGTCCAGCGGGCACGTGTTGCCAGAGCAGATTTTGGCGAATTGCAGCACCAGCTTTTCGTCGACTTCcgcgctgctgctggcccgGACCACCTCCAGGAAGCTATTGGCGTCCTCCTGGTTCCAGGGACGCGGCAAGGCTCCATTATGGGCCTTCCGGTAGCAGGAGAGGGCATTGAACGCCACGTGCAGAGTGGCCGGCGAGTCCAGCTTAGCGAAATCGGATATCAAGAACTCCGGCTCCTCTGTGGCCTGTGCCAGGGACTTGAAGCTGATGGTCTTGGGCATCTTCACCTGGGTGGCAACTCCGCCGCTTTTGTATTCTGCAAACTTGCTGGTGTCCCCAATGCTGAAGGTGTAGGGTCCCAGCACTGTGATCTTAAGGGGCTGGCAGCCGTTCAGTTCTTGCATTCCCTGCACCTCCGAGAAGGTGACGTAGTCGCCGTCATTAAAGCCATGGCGCGTCTCGTCCAGGCAGGTGACTACTCCCTGTGCGTCGTGTGTTATACTAGCTATCATGGTGGAGATCGGCTGTGTGCCATCCTGGTCGTAAATGGTAAAGCTCTCACCAAAGTCACAGAACACCTTGGCGAACAAACCCCGGGTCTCTGCGATGATCAGAGCAATGCCATTTTCATGGGCAAATTTGCCGATCCTCTGCTGCTCCTCCCCATCGGAGTTGGTGAGCACCACAACGCGAAACTTGCGCAGGAACTCCTCGGTAAGCGGACCCGTGTGCGAAACGGTGCGCACATAGCTGTTTAACTCGGCCAACTGGGCGCAAGAGGCCTCCGCACGATTCTTTCCGATATCGGCTTCCGTGAGATAGAATTGCGACGACAAGTCATGGAGCTGCAagacaaaaacacaaacatgaatatatatataaccgGTGATGAAATCAACAAAAACGGGAGCCATGACTAACAAAGAAAAATTGGTTCTGTATCGGGAATATAGCAAAAAAATCTTGTtgaagcaaataaaatattttgatacaTGGAATCATTGAATTGGAACGTTATAACCTACATAATTGATTTATTACGATCTATATAAAAACACCTCATTTTAACTTCGTTGAAATTTCAgtgcataaaacaaaaccGAATGCGTTAAGCAAAAGGGAATGCAAAAACAACGGAAGCCAGCGGTGCGCATACGGTTGTCCCGCTCACACACTTTTCGCACGGCGCAGACATTTTGAGGCAATTAGAAAAAGAAGGAAACTGAATTACACATACAAAACGAATTTTTTGCAAGCAAATGGAGATGTTAACCTAACCTTATTTCGCGCGAAGTCTGggacaaagaaataaaataaaaactaaatgatTCTCTAAGACCAGGGCTGCCAAATCAGCTTTCCCGGGCATTTGCCGCGTCCGCCTGGAAAATTATCGATTTTTTCTTAGCCCCACACACATACCCCACAAGTTGCTGTGTCATGCAAGGTGATCGATTTCACACCGCCCAGAATCACATTTTTGGCAATCTCCAGGCCGAGTCCTCCCAGTCCCGACAGAAGGATATCCGAATTGGCCATCCGGCGCATTGCATCGTGACCCAGGACGTACAATTGGCGCGAGTACAGCGATTCATCGATATCTCCGCCGGCGGCGGCACTGTTTCCAGCCATGCTGCTGCTTCCTTCCAGTTGTCGGTTATTGGTGCTGGTattactgttgttgttgctggagctgacgttattgttgctgttgctagtGGCGGATCCACTGGAGGAGGCTTCTTGCGATTTTATTGTGGTGGTGTCCAGGTAATTGCGCTTCTCCGGCTGCTTGCTTCCTTCCTTTTCCACTGCTGACGAGGTACTAACGTAGTCGCCGCTTCCTTGGctctgtttcggtttctgctTTTCGGCTCGCTTCGTCGCAGCATTTACGCCGCATGTGTCAGAGGTGGACGACGATACGCACAATTCCAGCTGGCGCTCGCTAGTCGTCTCACTCTGGCAATTGCCCGAAATGTCAACGCCGCCTGCTTTGTCGTGATTTTcgtagttgttgctgctgctcgttgCTCCGCCGGCTTCTTCCTCTTccttcccctttccccttaCTCCATCGCCCACCAACTCCAATCGcctttttttggccaacggcGAATGGTCACTTGAGCTGCAGGCTGGCGAATCGGCCATCAATTGCTGACCGCTTGACATTGCTTTCTCACTGAAATATTGGCAATCAAATTTCCCAGTTGCGGCTGCACCGCTCGCCCTTTCTCTttcgcacacacgcacactgcAGAACGCGGACACACGCACACGGCTGGACACACAAGAACGCTATTGTGTTTGGAAGTCAATTTCCCGTGGTTCTAACTCTCGTTCTAGGACAGCGGATCCTATTTGTGGCTGAAATTCTCACAATGCACTCCCAAAAATACAGAACACGCACGATCTAGTTGCAATATAGACTTCGCAGTAGTGTGGCCGCGGCTCTTGAAATTGGCAAACCTAACCAGTGTGACCGGCCTGTGAGAATAGAGCTGGAACAATATcgattttaataatatacgTAGTTATCGATATTAGCGCATATTATATTTTATCCatcctttttttaattaagggCTGAGCTTTGCATTCCTTATATATTTAGTGCCTCGATTCTTCTGGCGTATCAATAGGAGCATAATATGTCCTTATGGTTAAGGGAAACAAGtaattcaaatattaaattcatttacaAGAGACCAATTAGCAAGGAATCGATTTTTTTATGCATTAGTGTCTTTGGTGGGAATGATAATTAAATCCAATGGGACACTAATTTAAAAGATTCCAATTGGAATACATAAACCCAATTAAGCATTAGTTTAAATGATTCAAATTAGCAAAGTAACGTAGTGGGGTTCAAAATCAGCTAAGGCACAGTTAGGTCTCGACCCATTTGTGACTGTTTCTTAtttagaaaacattttttggagATCTGGCAAGGTTGAATGCCGGTGCTGGTAAATAGCATTATACCGCGCtgctaaaataatttaaaatcttttctTTTTAGTGGACACTAAAATTTGAAGCCGTTCAACTTGAAATGCTATTTTTAACctaccctttttttttagttggGTTTTGTTTCATTATTTCTCCTGATGATATATTAAGTCCGAGGAAGAAACGTTTAGTAAAAGTGACTTAATTTTGTCCacacaaatataaaaacaacaactctAACGctcaaatttttaataaatcttTTATTTTGAATCTTAGTATTCGTTGGTAATTTCgagaattttttttaaatgtataattttaattgtaaaaaatgaaaatgtaagttGATTTTTTGCATGagcttataaataaatattagcaAGGTCGTGAGTAACTTGCCAGTATATACTGATAAacattaaaagttttgacgGACTGGCGATTTCAGGAACctatgctatatgctataaACAGGCGTTGACGCAAGCGCAATATGATTAGCCCAATATTATTGTCTTAAAATCGAGCTTACATCGCTTAATAATAAAGCTTTACATTATTTGGAAAATGCGTTTTTTTGGAGTAACGTATAACACCattgaataaaaaatagtATAAAAGTTTACTTAGACTTATATTATAGATATTTCAACCAAAGAATACATGTACAGCTAGCACTGCTagaagaaaatataaaaaagataaaatatatatagttccTCCAGCATTCAACCCATAAGTCCTAAACTGAAATACATCCTGCAATAGATATTCCTAGTCATCAATCTGTTAACACTTGAGCCAATTATCCTGGCCCAAAAACCCCGATCGTGGCACGCGCCCCTCGGCAGTTGTCCCACTCTCCAACTGACCCACGTCGAAGTCCTTCGGTGTCGCTAGGCCTGGCCCTGGTCGGGTTCAATATCCTTTGAGAGCGGCTAATCTATTTTCGGTCGGAGGTCCCTTTCTGCTCTGTGCAGCGGTAGTCGAGCATGAAAATGCGTAAATTTCCACGAAAAGCAGAGAGCTATGCTCGTTTTCCAAGCGGCGGGGGTGTGTCCTTTTCAAGTGTTGAGAGCGTGCCATTAGGAAAATGCGAGGGGCAACAGCTGCAGGATCCGAAGCCCGGATCTCGTCGCACAGTTGcgtaaaatgcattttaatttacgCCTACAGCTGCGCGAAATGCTGCTCCCGTTTTAGAAACTCCCCCTCTTCGGCCGCTCTAATTTTAGTCCGATCTCGATAGGATCGAGAACTAGCCGCGGACTTTATCGCGTGCGGTGTGTTCCTCGTCCTTGTCGCGTGGCAAAgcccgaaaaacaaaaaaccaacaaaattCCTGCCAAATTAGCATACTGATCCTGCACAGACGGGCGGGGGTGCCCGCTGTCCATCTGTCCTCCAAATATTCTGCATCGCGTGCCCCGGAGAGATACGAGCATATGTGGAATGCACTCCCGCCCTCCCTAATTAAGCGCATCACATATGGCTCCGCATCATCCCTATGCAAATTCACCCATTAATCAATTGGGAACgtaatttgaatataaaaacTCGGTGAAAAAATGGCTGGCTCTATTAATTGTGGCGCTGTCAACGGCTTGCAGGGTAGAAATGCCTGTTTCCAAAATTTGGCGAATGgctgtgtgttttttgttt from Drosophila yakuba strain Tai18E2 chromosome 2L, Prin_Dyak_Tai18E2_2.1, whole genome shotgun sequence includes these protein-coding regions:
- the LOC6528795 gene encoding ubiquitin-like modifier-activating enzyme 1 — its product is MSSGQQLMADSPACSSSDHSPLAKKRRLELVGDGVRGKGKEEEEAGGATSSSNNYENHDKAGGVDISGNCQSETTSERQLELCVSSSTSDTCGVNAATKRAEKQKPKQSQGSGDYVSTSSAVEKEGSKQPEKRNYLDTTTIKSQEASSSGSATSNSNNNVSSSNNNSNTSTNNRQLEGSSSMAGNSAAAGGDIDESLYSRQLYVLGHDAMRRMANSDILLSGLGGLGLEIAKNVILGGVKSITLHDTATCGLHDLSSQFYLTEADIGKNRAEASCAQLAELNSYVRTVSHTGPLTEEFLRKFRVVVLTNSDGEEQQRIGKFAHENGIALIIAETRGLFAKVFCDFGESFTIYDQDGTQPISTMIASITHDAQGVVTCLDETRHGFNDGDYVTFSEVQGMQELNGCQPLKITVLGPYTFSIGDTSKFAEYKSGGVATQVKMPKTISFKSLAQATEEPEFLISDFAKLDSPATLHVAFNALSCYRKAHNGALPRPWNQEDANSFLEVVRASSSAEVDEKLVLQFAKICSGNTCPLDAAVGGIVAQEVLKACSGKFTPIYQWLYFDALECLPTEGVEEADAQPVGSRYDSQIAIFGKKFQEKLADSKWFIVGAGAIGCELLKNFGMLGLGTGKGQIFVTDMDLIEKSNLNRQFLFRPHDVQKPKSMTAADAIKRMNPEVNVTAYELRVGAETEKVFSEDFFGKLDGVANALDNVDARIYMDRKCIFNRIPLVETGTLGTLGNVQVIVPFATESYSSSQDPPEKSIPICTLKNFPNAIEHTLQWARDAFEGVFKQSAENAAQYIADPQFTERIAKLPGIQPLDILDSIKKALIDDKPKSFAHCVEWARLYWEDQYVNQIKQLLFNFPPDQITSSGQPFWSGPKRCPDPLVFDVNDPMHLDFIYAGANLRAEVYGIEQVRNRETIAELVQKVKVPEFKPRSGVKIETNEAAAAASANNFDDGELDQDRVDKIISELLKNADKTSKITPLEFEKDDDSNLHMDFIVACSNLRAANYKIPPADRHKSKLIAGKIIPAIATTTSVLSGLAVLEVIKLIVGHRDLVKFKNGFANLALPFMAFSEPVPAAKNTYYGKEWTLWDRFEVTGELSLQEFLNYFEENEKLKITMLSQGVSMLYSFFMPKAKCSERLPLPMSEVVRRVSKRRLEPHERSLVFEICCNDVDGEDVEVPYVRYTLP